A genomic window from Dechloromonas sp. A34 includes:
- a CDS encoding TetR/AcrR family transcriptional regulator: protein MAEVRSVDTRERILDAAEHLFMAHGYEGTSMRQITGDAGVNLAAVNYHFGSKESLMQEVFRRRLDWLNEERMRVLNEMEAEAADKPLKPSQIVDGFFGTLLRMAGDEKRGGVTFLRLLGRTLTEPSEFIRAFLAHEYQAVMDRYKEALFRALPEVPKAEIVWRFHFMLGATSYAIAGTDALRLVTDWQIEDADSTDRLDRLVPRLMSFLLGGLRAPLPQFSDAAP from the coding sequence ATGGCTGAAGTCCGATCTGTCGATACCCGCGAGCGCATTCTTGATGCTGCCGAGCACCTGTTCATGGCGCACGGCTACGAAGGGACGTCGATGCGCCAGATCACCGGTGACGCCGGGGTCAATCTGGCGGCCGTGAATTATCACTTCGGTTCCAAGGAATCACTGATGCAGGAGGTGTTCCGCCGTCGTCTGGACTGGCTGAATGAGGAGCGGATGCGGGTGTTGAACGAGATGGAAGCCGAGGCGGCCGACAAGCCCCTGAAACCTTCGCAGATCGTCGACGGCTTCTTCGGCACGCTGTTGCGCATGGCGGGCGACGAAAAGCGCGGCGGGGTCACCTTCCTGCGCCTGCTCGGCCGGACGCTGACCGAGCCCTCGGAATTCATCCGCGCTTTTCTGGCCCACGAATATCAGGCGGTGATGGATCGCTACAAGGAAGCGCTGTTCCGCGCGCTGCCCGAGGTGCCCAAGGCCGAGATCGTCTGGCGCTTCCATTTCATGCTCGGCGCCACCTCCTACGCCATTGCCGGCACCGACGCGCTGCGCCTGGTTACCGACTGGCAGATCGAGGACGCGGATTCGACGGATCGCCTCGACCGCCTGGTGCCGCGCCTGATGTCCTTCCTGCTCGGCGGCCTGCGCGCGCCGTTGCCCCAGTTTTCGGATGCTGCGCCCTGA
- a CDS encoding HD-GYP domain-containing protein, whose protein sequence is MGQGGKISGSLQERLASRKLRTPLELTLEVENGITTGDVADDCQKIILANPILCHLASSKAAFASLSHLRLVRLPSALKLLLAAAYGNRGGDEYSHELHTIALCAGFAAYAQLSSMDTELLLSAALLHDLGVLYVNPDLLHADRPLTAKEWASVAVHPKVSHMVALEIGKLREEVGQGIGQHHERLDGSGYPFMLTKEKISPIGSILAAADAMAAIIERGGEGAAYQATLAIRLIPEEFNPVLKAYICTSLRDLAESFGHGDQPCYEQTRDVVFKLDQVEQKVLELLQSASGKVHDLLQMAGNVCHNVRKALRATGVDSLLQTYTPGDEGAFCGEVYHIVHETGWRLRNISRTLQLRADALALDEQAFLAPLISVLE, encoded by the coding sequence GTGGGCCAAGGGGGCAAGATTTCCGGGAGCCTGCAGGAGCGACTGGCCAGCCGCAAGTTGCGGACGCCGCTTGAGCTGACGCTTGAGGTCGAGAATGGCATTACCACCGGCGATGTGGCCGATGACTGCCAAAAAATCATCCTGGCGAACCCGATTCTCTGTCACCTGGCCAGCAGCAAGGCCGCCTTTGCCTCTTTGTCACATCTGCGCCTGGTGCGCTTGCCGAGCGCCCTGAAGCTGTTGTTGGCCGCTGCCTACGGCAATCGTGGCGGCGATGAGTATTCGCACGAATTGCACACCATCGCGCTATGCGCCGGTTTTGCGGCATATGCCCAACTCTCCTCGATGGATACCGAACTGTTGCTGAGTGCTGCGCTATTGCATGATTTGGGTGTTCTGTACGTGAACCCGGATTTGCTGCACGCTGACCGTCCGTTGACCGCCAAGGAATGGGCCTCGGTGGCGGTTCATCCGAAGGTTAGCCATATGGTGGCGCTGGAAATCGGCAAACTGCGCGAAGAGGTGGGCCAGGGCATCGGCCAGCATCATGAACGGCTTGATGGCAGCGGCTATCCCTTCATGCTGACCAAGGAGAAGATTTCACCGATCGGCTCGATTCTGGCGGCCGCCGATGCCATGGCGGCGATCATCGAACGGGGCGGCGAAGGGGCGGCCTACCAGGCCACACTGGCCATCAGGCTCATCCCGGAAGAATTCAATCCGGTGCTCAAGGCCTACATCTGCACGTCGCTGCGGGATTTGGCTGAATCATTTGGCCATGGCGATCAGCCTTGCTATGAGCAGACCCGCGACGTCGTGTTCAAGCTCGATCAGGTCGAGCAGAAGGTGCTTGAACTCCTGCAGAGTGCCTCGGGCAAGGTGCACGACCTCCTGCAAATGGCCGGTAACGTCTGCCACAACGTGCGCAAGGCGCTACGAGCCACCGGAGTGGATTCCCTGCTGCAAACTTACACCCCTGGCGACGAGGGCGCGTTCTGTGGCGAGGTCTATCACATCGTCCATGAAACCGGTTGGCGGCTGCGCAATATCTCCCGTACCCTGCAGTTGCGGGCCGATGCCTTGGCGCTGGATGAACAGGCATTTCTGGCACCACTGATCTCCGTTCTGGAATAG
- a CDS encoding EAL domain-containing protein, whose amino-acid sequence MGLAPGKNAPVGRQLWIALVALAVGGFVLLGYVLWSGYRDIWTEAQTTARSHADLIEARFDATLRRVDSSLIGLTSRISAESLQREAVPRFRQQIEAEFERHRQVFPEVAGFRVLDANGEVLYIAGGGAYVNLGDRSYFIHLRDYANAGIVFSEVLTSRITGRTTIVAARAIRGPDGAFRGVVSAAIELEYFERLFRTVHLGKSGALAIRRSDTHFLVVRQPSVPTEINRALDTAHPIYQRIAAGEGRGTLEFVAKTDGVRRVYAYSVLEQYPFYVLAGLSEADIMAAWRQRSLIVGGLGLGLFWCLGIVLVWLFRAQKRELLAADALHRHQDQLKAAQRIAQVGSWEIDLATRVVTSSDELYRIFEVEPVPGGAHYDDFMARVHPDDQATVDKALNESVQEHRQVSLKHRLLLPDGRVKYVQEFCEPEYAEDGTALRVIGTSQDVTGQHQMEARMQLLVSAFQYSGEAILITDADNNIITINPAFTRLTGFLPEEALGKNPRFLSAGRTTKNEYRQMWQSITERGFWQGEIWDRRKDGGVYPKWMSISVIRDEDGTIRYYVAHFTDVTSERAVEAKLYHMAHHDVLTGLLNRFSLKGRLDQALSAARRDGSRVALLFVDLDRFKAVNDTLGHHVGDQMLVEVAKRLSESVRDSDVVARVGGDEFVIMLSGIEHSGSVAKVAEKVVGNIGDPYSIEGHDLFTTPSIGIAIFPTDGDDADTLLKNADAAMYHAKTAGRNNFQFFDSRMNDAALERLGIEHGLRQALSRDEFCLHFQPVLDTVSGRVAGVEALVRWQHPERGMLLPGKFIGIAEESGLIQPLGEWVFWAACKQLADFRAAGIYGVRMAVNISAIQMRNGNLPILAKGAIDAFGLNPADLVFEITESVAMQQPAETVRILDILHDMGIGLAIDDFGTGYSSLSYLRLFPIDLLKLDRSFVEEIGQSADGTVICDATIGLAHNLGLRIVAEGVETDEQREYLRGRGCDLMQGFLFSRPVPANEVIAFIRQRNT is encoded by the coding sequence ATGGGTCTAGCCCCGGGAAAGAATGCGCCGGTCGGTCGGCAGTTGTGGATTGCTCTGGTAGCCTTGGCCGTGGGCGGCTTCGTGCTGCTTGGTTACGTGCTGTGGTCGGGCTACCGAGATATCTGGACCGAGGCCCAGACCACCGCCAGGAGCCATGCTGACCTGATCGAAGCGCGCTTCGACGCGACCTTGCGACGGGTCGATTCCAGCCTGATCGGACTGACATCGCGGATCTCCGCCGAGTCGCTTCAACGCGAGGCCGTACCGCGTTTTCGTCAGCAGATTGAAGCCGAGTTCGAACGCCACCGGCAAGTGTTTCCGGAAGTAGCCGGATTTCGCGTGCTCGATGCCAATGGCGAGGTGCTTTACATTGCCGGCGGCGGAGCCTATGTCAATCTCGGGGACCGTTCCTACTTCATCCATCTGCGCGACTACGCGAATGCCGGTATCGTCTTCTCGGAAGTTCTGACTTCGCGGATCACCGGGCGAACGACGATCGTCGCGGCACGGGCGATTCGTGGGCCGGACGGGGCGTTCCGCGGGGTGGTCAGTGCGGCCATCGAGCTTGAGTATTTCGAGCGCCTGTTCCGGACGGTCCATCTGGGTAAAAGCGGGGCCTTGGCGATTCGTCGCAGCGACACGCATTTCCTGGTCGTCCGCCAACCGTCAGTGCCCACTGAAATCAATCGCGCGCTGGACACTGCGCACCCGATTTACCAGCGTATCGCGGCGGGAGAAGGCAGAGGAACGCTGGAGTTCGTCGCCAAGACCGACGGTGTCCGGCGGGTTTATGCCTACAGCGTCCTTGAGCAATATCCCTTTTACGTGCTGGCCGGATTGTCCGAGGCCGACATAATGGCTGCCTGGCGGCAGCGCTCGCTGATTGTCGGCGGCCTTGGCCTGGGCTTGTTCTGGTGTCTGGGCATCGTCCTAGTCTGGCTGTTCCGAGCCCAGAAACGGGAATTGCTGGCGGCCGATGCCTTGCATCGCCATCAGGATCAATTGAAAGCGGCGCAACGAATCGCCCAGGTCGGCAGTTGGGAAATCGATCTGGCGACCCGGGTCGTAACCTCTTCGGACGAACTTTACCGGATCTTCGAAGTCGAGCCGGTGCCCGGCGGGGCGCATTACGACGATTTCATGGCCAGGGTTCATCCGGACGATCAGGCGACGGTCGACAAGGCACTGAACGAATCCGTTCAGGAGCATCGCCAGGTATCCCTGAAACACCGGCTTTTGTTGCCGGACGGTCGGGTCAAGTATGTTCAGGAGTTCTGCGAGCCGGAATATGCCGAGGATGGCACGGCGCTGCGCGTGATCGGCACCTCGCAGGATGTCACCGGTCAGCATCAGATGGAAGCGCGCATGCAACTGCTGGTCAGCGCCTTCCAGTACAGCGGCGAGGCAATCCTGATCACCGATGCCGACAACAACATCATTACCATCAATCCGGCTTTCACCAGGCTCACCGGTTTCCTGCCGGAGGAGGCGCTGGGCAAGAACCCGCGCTTTCTGTCGGCGGGGCGGACGACGAAGAACGAATACCGTCAGATGTGGCAGAGCATCACCGAGCGTGGATTCTGGCAGGGGGAAATCTGGGATCGCCGGAAGGATGGTGGTGTTTATCCGAAATGGATGTCGATATCGGTCATTCGCGACGAGGACGGTACCATTCGCTATTACGTCGCCCACTTTACCGATGTCACTTCAGAGCGGGCGGTCGAGGCAAAGCTCTATCACATGGCACATCACGATGTGCTGACTGGCCTGCTCAATCGCTTCAGCCTGAAAGGGCGGCTCGATCAGGCGCTGTCGGCAGCGCGGCGTGACGGGTCGCGGGTCGCCTTGCTGTTCGTCGATCTCGATCGCTTCAAGGCGGTCAACGACACCCTCGGCCACCATGTCGGCGACCAAATGCTGGTCGAGGTCGCCAAGCGCCTGTCCGAAAGTGTGCGTGACAGCGATGTGGTGGCACGCGTCGGTGGCGACGAGTTCGTCATCATGCTGTCCGGCATCGAACATAGCGGATCGGTGGCGAAAGTGGCCGAAAAGGTGGTCGGCAACATTGGCGATCCGTACTCGATCGAAGGTCACGACCTGTTCACCACGCCCAGTATCGGAATCGCCATTTTCCCGACCGACGGCGACGACGCCGACACCTTGTTGAAAAATGCCGATGCCGCGATGTATCACGCCAAAACCGCAGGCCGGAACAATTTCCAGTTTTTCGATTCGAGGATGAACGATGCGGCGCTCGAACGACTGGGGATCGAGCACGGGCTGCGCCAGGCCTTGTCGCGTGACGAGTTCTGTCTGCATTTCCAGCCAGTACTCGACACCGTCAGCGGGCGGGTGGCCGGGGTCGAGGCGCTGGTACGCTGGCAGCACCCCGAGAGGGGAATGCTGTTGCCTGGCAAATTCATCGGCATCGCCGAGGAGAGCGGCTTGATCCAGCCGCTCGGCGAGTGGGTCTTCTGGGCCGCCTGCAAGCAGTTGGCGGACTTTCGCGCGGCCGGTATCTACGGCGTCAGGATGGCGGTGAACATTTCCGCCATCCAGATGCGTAACGGCAACTTGCCGATCCTGGCCAAAGGCGCCATCGACGCCTTCGGGCTGAATCCCGCCGATCTGGTTTTCGAAATCACCGAATCGGTGGCCATGCAGCAACCGGCGGAAACCGTCCGCATCCTCGATATCCTGCACGATATGGGGATCGGTCTGGCGATTGACGATTTCGGAACCGGCTATTCATCGCTGAGTTACCTGCGCCTGTTCCCGATCGACTTGCTTAAGCTCGACCGCAGCTTCGTCGAGGAGATCGGGCAGAGCGCCGATGGTACCGTGATCTGCGATGCGACCATCGGCCTGGCCCACAATCTCGGCCTGCGCATCGTGGCCGAAGGCGTTGAAACGGACGAGCAGCGCGAATATCTGCGGGGCAGGGGTTGTGATCTGATGCAGGGTTTTCTTTTCAGTCGGCCGGTGCCGGCCAATGAAGTCATCGCCTTTATTCGCCAGCGCAACACTTAA